The region CGAAAGCTCTAGACACTTGTTCCGCGATATTATATCTGTCCCGAGTTCAATCAGCGGGATAGTTTTCCCACAAATGTAGACACGGAATTTAGCCTGGTCTTTTTTTATCCACAGCAACCGCATCGTTGCGCACCTCGCTCCTCGTCATCGGCACCAGACAAAAGACAGCCTGTTTTTTTACGGTCTCCTATTTAGTCTTTCTCCGCTGAGCTTAAGCTTTGGCTGGCACACATAACAGCAGTcgtcaaaatgtatttgaaaagcGCGCTCCACATTTGACCTGCGCATATGCGCATATCTTTGCATATTGTTGTCGCTCTGTTATTGATTGCATTGATATACCGTGAAATTCTTAAAGGGATACTGCCTCCTGTATGCGGAAATCACTGGCTGAGCAGCCACTGTGTCTGATAGATGCCTCTGTCCGTCTCTTTTCAGACACTTTGATTTCTCTATCTGTGGACATTTATAGTTATATTTGCTTTAAACACAGATTGTCTCCACTTTGACTTCCTGACACTGAGTGTAGCAGCTGTGGTGGAGAAATATCTTCCAGTTATATCTGCTCTGTTTACTCTCTTTCTGTATTTGTCTCTTCAACATTTCTATTCTTAACCTACCTCTCTTCATCCCCTATTCATTTCTAGCTCTCCAGGActctgaggctgctgcagagaaTGGGAATAGGGACACAGGCCAAGTCTTGCCATTTTGGCTGAAGTAACAGCAGGAAGGTTGTCAACCCCGCATCAGCGTCAATCCCCTTCTccctcacctctcctcccacacgcgcacacacactcacacacacacacacaaggacagacaCCCCCACACACAGCCACTGCTATGTCCACTGCCGTAGACATCGCTGGCCCTTCCTCCCCAGACCGGGCCCACAGCAGCGCTAAAATCCCAAATGAGCCTCTGAGACCCAGCCTTAAGCGCTCCAGCCACCCTTACAGCCTCTCCCATTACATCTCCACCCCTTCTCCAGGCGTGGACGTCAAAGGCCTGATCCAGCCCTCCCCAACTCAGCAGCGGGCCGCCCAGCCTGCACACACTAAGCCTCGCCGGGCTCCCTCCTGGCCCGACATGTGGGAGTCGCCCAGCGGGCTCCACCTGGCCCATGCTGCAGAGCTACTGATGCGCGCTGGGCTTCTGGCTCTGACACCCGCCACCACAGAGCAGGCCAGCCTGGGCGCACAGAGCAGCCAGCCAGCTAAAAGGGAGGTTGCAGAAGCAAAGGGGGGAAAGGGTGATGGGGAAGGAGGTGGGTCTGggcctgaggaggaggaggaggactccTCTGGATGTGGCACTGACTTCCAACCCTTCCTAGGTGCCTGGTTCCCCTTCAGCCCCGCTCTGTTTCCCCTGGCAGGTTTCCAGATGGGGGGAGGCCACTGGAGAAGTGCGGCCATGGGAGCCGAGGGCATTGAGGGGCTGGTGGCCGAGGGCTACTCTCCCAGCTCTCTGGGCGCCAGCAACGggggcaggaggaagaggaagaggtgcGGGGAGTGTGTACCTTGTCGGCGTCAGACGAACTGCGAACAGTGCAGCAGCTGCCGCAATCGCAAGAGGGGACACCAGATCTGTAAATACAGGAAGTGtgaggagctgaagaggaagccAGGGGGCCCTGGGTTTGAGAGCAGAGTGTCTGGGTTTGACCTAAGGGGGTCCGACTTTACTTTGGGTCTGGCACAGGAGAGAAGCAACGGAGCCTTGGATGGATAGTAATGCTTGTGATGGCAGCATTTGTCAGAGGATCCTGGTTGGATGATTGTCGAGGAGCTGCAGTTTGATAAAAACGCAGGACGCGATATTAACATGCTCAGACTGTGGTTCATCGAGATCTTCAGATCCTGTGTTTAgtgaggagctgcagctctgtttaaGAATGTCCACACTCGTTCCCATCCTTCCTTTTGACAATCAGTgaaatggagaggagagaaagaaggataCCAATGTGTGTCACTATTTAGATGATGACAAAAATGCTGTAAATAGCCTGTAAATATCTGGAAAACATTATGTCTTTTTTACATCCCTTTCCAGTTtggatgtgttgtgtttcaacatttaaaaaaaggagccaaatgttttgtttctgacGGGGAGTTTTGATTCTGTTGTTCTAACGTCACTGCATCAGTAAGAAATGAATGAGTTCAGCCTAGGCTAAATTATTTCATGTGCAACTTGTACTGTATAGCTCTGTTTGcccttttgaaataaaagaaattggCCATGTGCACTTGTCTACAGGCTGAGTTTGTACtacatcagtgtttgtgtgtgttcatatttaaTTGAGTGTATGTTTGCAGCTGCGTTTCTGCTTGT is a window of Echeneis naucrates chromosome 10, fEcheNa1.1, whole genome shotgun sequence DNA encoding:
- the cxxc5b gene encoding CXXC-type zinc finger protein 5 — encoded protein: MSTAVDIAGPSSPDRAHSSAKIPNEPLRPSLKRSSHPYSLSHYISTPSPGVDVKGLIQPSPTQQRAAQPAHTKPRRAPSWPDMWESPSGLHLAHAAELLMRAGLLALTPATTEQASLGAQSSQPAKREVAEAKGGKGDGEGGGSGPEEEEEDSSGCGTDFQPFLGAWFPFSPALFPLAGFQMGGGHWRSAAMGAEGIEGLVAEGYSPSSLGASNGGRRKRKRCGECVPCRRQTNCEQCSSCRNRKRGHQICKYRKCEELKRKPGGPGFESRVSGFDLRGSDFTLGLAQERSNGALDG